CAAAAACTCCCGTCGCCGAAATCACTTTTTTCTTACATATCGTGCTAGTCATAAAATCTCCCTTGAATGAATGAAAAAACATCGCCTATCAGGATATACCCGCTAAAGGGTCAATGTTCTAGTTCCAAAAAGCTGTCTTGAAAAAGTTTTCCAAATCAGATCCTCCCAATTTGGCCCAATCAAAATGAGTTAGCGAATTGCCTCTCCTAGAGCCTCGATAACCTTAGTAGAGTTCAACTGATCCATGTACTCATTGGCTATTGCCCGATGATCAGTAATCTGATGTTGTCGGCCCAAATCAAGATCATTAGCTGTTGGGCCTGGAACTCGTTGGTTTCTTCTTACCTCTGAGTAAGCTTCAAATAGCTCTATTTCGACCTCGGCGACATCCTTTTGATCACCAATCAAACGCACGATCTCCGCAAGAATCGCCATGTGGGGGCCTGGCAGAACGATTGGTTCTTTTACTTTGGTTTCATCAAGCCTTATGTACTTGCTATCAAATAAGCTGGCGGAGCTGCTTGCCTGCAATTTACCAAACCACCTAGAAATTTTTGGCGATAACTGAGCGTTGTCATTTCGCTGAACCATTCCATTGAGAGCTACCATTCGAATCAAAAGACCACGCAGACTGCGCCTGAGTTTATGAAGTCCCTCTTCGATGGCGTCACTATCGAATACGCGATCTTTAATGTCGCCATCTAGGTCTTTGATCTCTTCGAGAATCTTGCTTTTAAAAAAGGCTCTAGCAGAACTTTCTCTACCACGCCAAGATGACACGCGAGTTAGCTTTGTGTCCATCTGACTGAACTTTTCCTGAACCCTCATGACTCTGCTGCGGGCACTCCTATTTTCACTAACATAATCGTATCGCAACAACACTTCTAAGAGCTCTCGCGCTTTTTGATCTCGTTGGCTCACCAAGTAAAGCTTCATGGCTGGCCTGTATTCTGCCAATGGGAATTGATCCACATTTAAAATCAGATCATTATTCAGTGCCACTCGCCCAATGGCGTCTTCTACTTCTTTAAACTCTTGTTTTAATTCCCTGAACAGACGCTTATCCAGCGATGTGCAAAGATCGGAAAGATATTGAAGGTTAAAAAAAGTGCGCCGAACGTCGTTGGCCAAGATTGTGTCGATCACCCCGCTTGTGTCTTGCGCAGCAAGTTCACTAAAGAATTCGTTTAACACCCCTGTGTGCTGCGTAAATAACTCCACTGGAGCGAAGTCGTCATTAGGGCCTACAGTGACAGTTTGAAGGTGATCAGAGGTGTTTACCACTTTTTGACTCGCAGAAGGTCTCGCTTCGTCTCCGTCTGCCAAAACAAAGGGCGCAGTTAAGAACGCAAGCAAAAGAGCTAAAGACAGAGTCGAAAAAAAGGCCGATTTGTAGCAGTAGAATTGATTCTTAGATTTTTCAAACATTGGTGCATCCTAAGCGATCGAGCCATCAAATCGAGACATCTTATGCTAATTTGAAAAAAATTCGCGCCCCTTAGGCTCCACTAAGATGCGGCTGTCACCAATTCGGTGATGAGGAGCCTTAAAGAGTTTTCTTTCTCCGCATCTAGGTGCCTCAACGTTGCTGGAAACGCAGCTTCGAGATCAATCATTACATCGAGTATGACTTCTTCTATTAGAGCGTGCGTGTTGTCTGTGCCCACCTTAGAACGGGCACTCGCTAGGCGGGGCGGGTTCACCATTCTTGAAGCCCATTTAGAAAGCCCTTCATACGAGAGAATTTGATTCGGGTCCCACGCTTCGCTCTCATCAAACCGTTTTTCATCGAATTCATCAATTTTGCGTTTGATAACTACGCGTTGATCGATTGGGAGCGAAACTTCAGGCTTGATAACTAAACCTTCAGCCCTATTCGATGAAATCTCTGGAAGGTTTAATTTGGCGGGAATTCTCGTAATGTACCGGACAGGAAGCGACAGAAGATCATTGAGGCGACCGCGGGATAAAACCGGTGGGCAAATTCCTCCAAGTTTTTGAATCCCTTCGCTCAATTCTCGAGCTCCTAAGAAATAGGCGCTCGATAGTTCGCCCTCAGGGCAAACAACCGCATCAAAGATCATCCAATGGTATGAGGGGGAGTACCAAACTCCAGTTTGAACTGGCTGCATTCCCTCAATCGGATCCACTGAAGAGTGCGGGTAGGATCCTCCAAAAAGCTCGCCGTAATAATAAGCGATTGTGCCTTTTGGGAATGAAAAACTTTCGAAAAGTTTGGTTGCAAAAACCTGTAAGTCAGAGCGAATGAGCTGCCAGCCGAAGAACGTATCACTATCGCTCAACCATCCCTTTCTTTTGCCGAAGCGAATTTCTTTTACGCTAACCCCTGCTACCAGCTGAGCACCATGGACTTTCTCTTGGGCTACCCAAGCGCCAGAATATCTGGACGGGTTCGCCTCGCTGAAAGAAGTGGAAATCTTGGGAAAAGAAAGAAACTTCATATCAGTATACTTCACTGTAAATGCCTGTCTGCCAACCGCCAATCAGCTTTCGAAACTCCTAGCAGAATCCCCTGGATTGGGTGTGTGGACAAACATATATTACGAAGCTAAGCTGAATCCGCGTATCTACCTTCGAGGGAAAAATTAAATCTGAATGGATGGTTAAATAAACATGTCGCCGATGGACCGCGCAATCGCCTTATCGCTTGAGAAGATGACTTCCAATGAAGGGGGACCCTTCGGGGCGGTCATTGTGAAAGATGGTAAAATTATCGCCGAAGGATGGAATCAGGTTACAAGTAGCAATGACCCAACGGCTCATGCTGAAGTGAACGCGATTCGTAAAGCCTGCGACAAGCTCGAGACATTTTCGCTGGAAGGTTGCTCGATTTACACAAGTTGTGAGCCCTGCCCTATGTGCTTGAGCGCCATTTATTGGGCGCGCTTAGAGAAGATCTATTTCGCCAACACTCGGCAAGATGCTGCCAAAATCAATTTCGACGACGAATTCCTCTACGCTGAAATTGCCACCGATATTGCCAAACGCAAAATCCCCATGATCCAGCAAGACAGAGATTCCGCCATCAAGGTCTTTGAGGCGTGGCAAAACAAGTCAGACAAAGTTCGCTATTAGTAAGAACGCACAATCTTCGCCACAACTAGAACCTTGGACAGAGCAACCTTTCGGAAATTTCTCCGATTGATGCCAATACAAAATTATGGCATTAATGGAAAATTTGGGACACAAATTTCATGAGTGCAATTCAATTAAAATATCGAACTGACATTGATGGGCTTCGGGCGCTTTCAGTCTTGGCTGTCATTTTGTACCACGCGGAGATCCCAGGCTTTAAAGGCGGTTTCCTTGGTGTTGATGTTTTTTTCGTTATTAGCGGATACTTGATAACTTCGATGATAATTGCCGGAACAACCGGCGGTAACACATTTAGCTTTCGTCAATTCTATATTCGACGAGCAAGAAGATTGCTGCCGTCTTTTTTTGCAATACTCGCTCTCTCAAGTTTGTTTGGTTATCTCATCTTGTCTCCAAATCATCTCGAACAGTTTGGAAGATCTCTATTAGCTTCCCTCATTGGGCTTGCAAATGTATTTTTCCTGACCGAAAGTGGATATTTTGAAACGCAAAATATTTTTCGACCCCTTTTGCACATCTGGTCTCTCGCCGTAGAGGAGCAGTTTTATTTAGTTTGGCCATTTATCCTTTGGGTATTGAGGGGCAAGGCACTTTCGTTTTGGATCGTATTATTATTTGGTCTAAGCCTAGCCGCAAATTATGCTTTTATGCATCTAGAGGCTGCAAGGTTCTATTTGACACATTTTCGGATTTTCGAATTGCTTTGCGGCGCATTTATATCCGTTTTGCCACTCAGGAGAGGCGATACAGCATGGCGTACTGACTTATCTGTGTTTACGGGCATTTTGTTAATTGTTGGGTCTTTCTTGTTTTTCAATTCCGACACCAACCACCCTTCGCTTTTGACTTTGTTTCCTTGCATCGGGACGGCGCTTTTTATCTACTTTGGACCAAGCAAGTTATCTAGTAAAATCTTTAGCAGTCCACCCCTTCGCTATATTGGCCAAAGAAGCTACACAATCTATTTAGTACACTGGCCGTTAATTGTGTATTATCGCTACTTAGTAGATCAAGAATTGAATTTAACTGAAAAGAGTTTCTTGTGCTTGATGTCTATCCTTATAGCGCTACCAGTTTTTCGATATTTAGAAGATCCGATTAGACTTGGGCAACCACTCCGCTTTTTAAAAAGAAATATCCCAATAGTCACTATGGGGATTCTCACATTTATTTTGTTGGGAATTACTGGAGCTACGCTTGTTATTTCAGATGGTGCTGGATGGAGAGTGAAAAGCTATAGCGAAGAATGGAAGAACAATTCGCTATACGGCGGTGAATTTTGCCCGAGCCCTTGCTATCTCAATGAGCAAGCCGATACTGAAGAGATTTATGTCGTTGGAGACTCATTTTCGCGTCAGCTCGCTTACGGACTGAGAAAGCATTTTCCTGATCAAAAATTCAAAATTTTTGATCATCGGAAATGTAGTTTTTTTTCCTTGACTTGGATAGCGTGGGAAGCGCAAAGCGAAAAGGATTGCCTCGAAAAAAGGGATCGATTCCTTAGCGAAATTCGAGAGCGTCGGCCAAAAATAATTTTTGCTAATCACTGGGTCCGAGAGACGTATTTTCGAGAAAGCCAAAGTGAGAAAAAATTTGAATTTCGAAAGTTTGGTCTTTTTACCCCTGATTCAGCTGAGTTTATTTTCCAAGAAATAAGACACCTCCAGATTGAATTTCAATTGCCTAATCCAATTTTAATTGGAAATCCTCCAAGTATAGGAAATTTAAACGATTTGGAAATGTGTCTATCGCGGCCGACTTGGTTACAAGTTAGACAAAAACATGCTGACTGCACAAGAGTTTTAAGGGCTTCCATTGAAGAGAGGGCCTTTTTGTCAAAGTATGCCCCTAAAAATTTAATGGTATTAAATCTATTTGAGCCATTTTGTAATTCGATAGAATGTCAAACGATCGAAGATAAGGGTCTACTATTTTTTGATCAGGTTCATCTTTCAGGGCTTGGCTCAGCTAGGGCAATTAATTATTTTCGTCCAATTTTAGACAAATGGATTCAAGAAAAATAAGACGAGCAAAAACTTAGAAGAAATAAGTCAGACCTCGACTGACCGGCCAGATCGCGCTATGTGGACAAGGCCGTACAGATTTGATTTCCTTGCTCTCACTGATAATATTTGCAAACTTATAGCGATTGCGAATGTATAGAGTGTCGCTCCCACTTTGTGACTCGTTCCAAGGAGAATGCACGTAGTCACTGGCTCACGATAAAAGTTAATTTGAAAAATAAAGACCGAGACGGAGTTGCTGGGTACATCTCTTTATGCTCCAGCGTTCTATCAACTTCATAGTCGCGAATTTCCACATCATCGGCTGAAAAAGTTCTCTTCTTTTAAGCCTTATTTTTACTGTTCCTGTGAACAATGCGCTCGGTAAATGGTACCCGGGACAGGGCTTGAACCTGCACACCTTTCGGCACTAGATCCTAAGTCTAGCGTGTCTGCCAATTCCACCACCCGGGCACATATACTATTTTCAAGACTAAATGAGCCAAGAAACTAGCAAAAAAATCCTGCTGTTGTCTAGGTTTACGAAATCCACCCTTTTACTTTTGGGACGCACCGAGTCCCAATCGCGTCTCGGAAGTCAGCTCAAAATAAAAGGCCTATCCTAATACCGGTTGTACTTGGGCGCTGGCCTTTTAAATCCGTAAAGAGAAACTGCCAGCTGAGCGCTAGCTCCAAATTCACTCGAGAGGTCCTAAAAAAGTGAGCTCCTGCTGATAGCCCACCACCAAAACCACTCGAAGAGGCCAACTCGAACGTATTCAAAGACCAGTTTTGAGCGGATCCATAGCCAAATTTGGCGCCCACAAAAGGGGAAATGTCTGAAGTATTAAAAAAGTAGTTGGCCCCTAAAGCAAAGATCCCCATATGACTTGTCTTGCTCTCTTTTTCGCCACTTGCAGATTCATAACTCAAGTTCAAGGCGACCTGGGGCTTAACCTCCCAGTTGTATCCCAAATAGAGCCCAAACGCCGTCTCATCTAGCCCCATCGACCGCAACGAGTAAGGGCCAAAACCAACAGACCACCTGTTAACAGTCGCCGTTCTCGTCGTGCCTTTTGAAGCTTCGCTCTCTGTCACATCATCAACTCTCTGAGCAACTGCAACCTGTTGTTCATCAACAAGAGCCCGAGCAAGACGATTGGCCACCACATCAAGCTCTTCAGCTCTCGCCGCTTTCATTTGAGTACCGAATACGACTTTACCGCCTTTTCGCTTTGAAACCGTGATCACATAAGAAGCACCGAGTTTAACAACTTTTCCCCCTACCACGATTGCGGAGTCTTTAGCGGTTGGGCTCACTGACTCACCCATTGAGCTGAGTGAACTTGCGATCAGCTCCCTCACGGAGTCGGCATCTTCTTGCGATGTGCTCACTGAACCGAACTTTTCAACATAGTAGGAATCTGCCAGCCCGAGGACAGGCAACACAAAAGCCATCAAGAAAGCTACAAATTTAAAAGACATTTCACGCATCCTTTCAAAGGGTTTCATTCAGGGTCGCACCATACCATGTGATGAACTAAGATTTATGATAAGATTCGTCAGATAGCAGAAGACAAGTAAAAAAAGACCAGGGTTAAGCGCGAGAAGTAAAATTTCGTCTTCTTGGTGATTGCAGGATCTTCAGGAGAAGAAAGTGAACCTTTTTTGGCTCCGTGGTAACCAGTAGACTCCACAGAGGCTGAAGCGAGCCCTTTAAGACACTTTTGGCTCACCAACTAACGGGAGAACCCATTATGAATCGAATTCGCGTTGCATCTTTGCAATACTTCATCAGACCGGTGCGACACTTTGACGACTTTAAAGCTCAAATAGAAGCGCTCGTAGATACTGCAAAAGATTACAAAGTAAGAATGCTGGTGTTTCCAGAATATTTTTCTACTCAGCTTTTGACTTTGGGTGATGTAAAAAGACCCATCGCCGATCAAATACGTGATCTTGCCGCGCAAGAAGACCGCATAGTAAGTCTTCTTGCCACTCTCGCCAAAAAGGCCGGTCTACTTATCGTTGGCGGCACGCTCCCCGGCTTTGATGAAAGCAAAGAAAAAATTCTTAACAAATGCTATGTATTCTCCCCCAACGGTAATCAGCAGGTGCAAGCCAAGCTTCATATGACTCGCTTTGAAAAAGAAGAGTGGCTTGTAGGGCCTGGCTCACGCTTGCGTATTTTCGAAACGGACTTTGGCAAGTTCGCTGTAACTATTTGCTACGATGTGGAGTTTCCAGAAATAGCTCGAGTTGCAGGCCGAATGGGCGCACAAATTCTTGTGGTCCCAAGTTGTACAGACGATCGGCACGGTTACTTGCGAGTACGTTACTGCGCACAAGCACGCGCCATCGAGAATCAAATGTACGTAATTCATTCGCCTCTAGTAGGCTCTTTGCCAATGGTACCAGCCGTTTCTCTCAACTACGGGCAGTCAGCAATCTACACTCCCAGCGACTTTTCTTTTGCAAGAGACGGTTTACTAGCTGAAGGCCCTGTGAATCAAGAAAGCATGATCATAGGTGATTTGAACATCGACCTTATTGAGGAAAGCCGTCAGTCAGGAACAGTCCTCCCGTTAAGAGATAGCCAAAGCACACACGATTTGTTGAAAGTAGTTGATGAGGTTGTTCTCACGTAGAATTCGATCCAGGTATTAGCTAGGAGATTTTGTGAGTAAGATTCTGACTTTTCCTTCAAATGAAAAGTACTCAATACGCAATGTAAACACTGAGGATTTTGAGAGCATCCAATCCCTTTGTTTGAAGGTTTACCCCTTTAGTAAGCCCTGGAGCATCCAACAACTCAGTTCTCACCAGCTTTACTTTCCGGAAGGTCAATTAATCGCTGTTGAAAAAAGCACCAACAAGCTTGTTGGTCTTGCCTTTGGCTTGATCATTCAGTGGAACGATTATTCCCCGCAAGACAGCTGGGGAGATTTCACTTCAGGCGGTTTTTTTCACAACCACAGTCCCCAAAAGGGCAAGACGCTTTATGGTGCCGAGGTCATGGTAGATCCAGACTATCGCGGCCAAGGAATAGGCAAACTACTTTACCAGGCGCGCATCCAGCTTGCTGAGCATTTCAATTTGAAAAGAATTAGAGCTGGCGCCCGCCTTCGTGGATACTCAAGGCATAGTGAAGAAATGACTGCTGATGAGTATGCTAAAAAAATTGTTCGAAAAGAGCTATTTGACCCGACTCTCTCGTTTCAGCTTGGTCAAGATTTTGTAGTTATAGGCGTGGCAAAAAACTACTTGTTCAATGATCCTGAGAGCCTTGGTTTCGCGGCAGTCATTGAATGGATCAACCCAAAGTCTGCTACCCCACGAGATATCAGCGCCCATAGACGGGCCGTCGAGAGCTTTCTTTCTTCTTCTCATATTCCACTTGAAAGCTTGCCAAAAGAGCTACGCCGAACTGTTCGACTGATGATGCTGCTCCTAGGAAAGGTGATCAAAGAATATGAAGGAGAACAATTTTTTGATTGGGTTGAGCACGTCCGTACAGATCTCAAACGAGCACGAACAGGCTCTGCCACAAAGCTTTTGAGCAAACTCACTCAAGAGTTTAAAGACAAAAAGCACAACGACCTTTTGAAGCTTTGCCATGCTTTTTCTTTACTTATGGAGATCATCAACGTTTGCGAGGGGTCGTATCGAACTTGGCGTCAACGTCACAAGCAGATTCACAAGACCTACCCGCTTCAGACCGTGTTGACCTTTGTTCTCACCGCCCATCCCACCGAAGCAAGATCTATACATG
This genomic window from Bdellovibrionales bacterium CG10_big_fil_rev_8_21_14_0_10_45_34 contains:
- a CDS encoding tRNA-specific adenosine deaminase, with product MNMSPMDRAIALSLEKMTSNEGGPFGAVIVKDGKIIAEGWNQVTSSNDPTAHAEVNAIRKACDKLETFSLEGCSIYTSCEPCPMCLSAIYWARLEKIYFANTRQDAAKINFDDEFLYAEIATDIAKRKIPMIQQDRDSAIKVFEAWQNKSDKVRY
- a CDS encoding acyltransferase, whose protein sequence is MNRIRVASLQYFIRPVRHFDDFKAQIEALVDTAKDYKVRMLVFPEYFSTQLLTLGDVKRPIADQIRDLAAQEDRIVSLLATLAKKAGLLIVGGTLPGFDESKEKILNKCYVFSPNGNQQVQAKLHMTRFEKEEWLVGPGSRLRIFETDFGKFAVTICYDVEFPEIARVAGRMGAQILVVPSCTDDRHGYLRVRYCAQARAIENQMYVIHSPLVGSLPMVPAVSLNYGQSAIYTPSDFSFARDGLLAEGPVNQESMIIGDLNIDLIEESRQSGTVLPLRDSQSTHDLLKVVDEVVLT
- a CDS encoding RNA ligase yields the protein MKFLSFPKISTSFSEANPSRYSGAWVAQEKVHGAQLVAGVSVKEIRFGKRKGWLSDSDTFFGWQLIRSDLQVFATKLFESFSFPKGTIAYYYGELFGGSYPHSSVDPIEGMQPVQTGVWYSPSYHWMIFDAVVCPEGELSSAYFLGARELSEGIQKLGGICPPVLSRGRLNDLLSLPVRYITRIPAKLNLPEISSNRAEGLVIKPEVSLPIDQRVVIKRKIDEFDEKRFDESEAWDPNQILSYEGLSKWASRMVNPPRLASARSKVGTDNTHALIEEVILDVMIDLEAAFPATLRHLDAEKENSLRLLITELVTAAS